One Burkholderia sp. PAMC 26561 genomic window carries:
- the efp gene encoding elongation factor P produces MKTAQELRVGNVVMIGSDAMVVLKAEYNKSGRNSAVVKMKFRNLLASGNMESVYKADDKFDVVQLDRKEVTYSYFADPMYVFMDADYNQFEVEADMMGDALNYLADGMPCEVVFYNEKAISVELPTSLVREIIYTEPAVKGDTSSGKVLKTAKLATGFELQVPLFCNIGDKIEIDTRTNEYRSRA; encoded by the coding sequence ATGAAGACCGCACAAGAACTCCGCGTCGGCAACGTCGTGATGATCGGCAGCGATGCCATGGTCGTGTTGAAGGCCGAATACAACAAATCCGGCCGCAATTCCGCGGTCGTGAAGATGAAGTTCCGCAACCTGCTGGCAAGCGGCAACATGGAATCGGTGTACAAGGCGGACGACAAATTCGACGTCGTCCAGCTCGACCGCAAGGAAGTGACGTACTCGTACTTCGCCGACCCTATGTACGTGTTCATGGACGCTGACTACAACCAGTTCGAAGTCGAAGCCGACATGATGGGCGACGCCCTTAACTACCTTGCAGACGGCATGCCGTGCGAAGTGGTGTTCTACAACGAGAAAGCCATCTCGGTAGAACTGCCGACCTCGCTGGTCCGCGAGATCATCTACACGGAACCGGCCGTCAAGGGCGATACGTCGTCGGGCAAGGTCCTGAAGACGGCCAAGCTCGCAACGGGCTTCGAACTGCAAGTGCCGCTCTTCTGCAACATCGGCGACAAGATCGAAATCGATACCCGCACGAACGAATACCGCAGCCGCGCTTAA
- the earP gene encoding elongation factor P maturation arginine rhamnosyltransferase EarP yields the protein MPASMENSPAVAGHADAEIACDIFCEVIDNFGDIGVCWRLARQLKAEHGWQVRLFVDELKAFHALCPAVDATLARQEAGGVVIEHWHAPTHAGDTLQIADVVIEAFGCELPAIYVTAMARRDRKPVWFNLEYLSAEDWVADFHLRPSPHPRHAINKTFFFPGLGAGTGGVLKERTLDAQREAFQRDAWWQERVGIAAPSSETTVISLFAYENPAIDTLLEQWRDSPTPIALLVPEGRISGAIARFFGLSGFAAGSKAESGSLKAYALGFVEQPLFDALLWAADINFVRGEDSFVRAQWAQKPFVWQIYPQADDAHLPKLDAALAHYANNLPEPARAALERFWHAWNGVGAPDWSGFWRYRKHLEQRAADWAVELASIGDLAGNLADFAKSQLK from the coding sequence ATGCCTGCTTCAATGGAAAATTCCCCGGCGGTGGCCGGTCATGCAGATGCCGAAATCGCGTGCGATATTTTTTGCGAAGTCATCGACAACTTCGGCGACATCGGCGTCTGCTGGCGCCTCGCGCGCCAGCTCAAGGCGGAGCACGGCTGGCAAGTGCGCCTTTTCGTCGATGAACTCAAGGCTTTCCACGCGCTCTGCCCCGCCGTCGATGCGACGCTCGCGCGCCAGGAGGCCGGGGGCGTCGTGATCGAGCACTGGCACGCGCCGACACACGCCGGCGACACGCTGCAGATCGCCGATGTCGTGATCGAAGCGTTCGGCTGCGAGCTGCCCGCCATCTACGTCACCGCGATGGCGCGCCGCGATCGCAAACCCGTGTGGTTCAACCTGGAATATCTGAGCGCCGAGGACTGGGTCGCGGATTTCCACCTGCGGCCGTCGCCGCATCCGCGCCATGCGATCAACAAGACCTTCTTCTTCCCGGGCCTCGGTGCGGGCACGGGCGGCGTCCTGAAGGAACGGACGTTAGACGCGCAACGCGAAGCGTTCCAGCGCGACGCGTGGTGGCAGGAACGGGTCGGCATCGCAGCGCCTTCGTCCGAGACAACGGTGATCTCCCTGTTCGCGTACGAGAATCCGGCCATCGATACATTGCTCGAACAATGGCGCGATTCACCCACGCCCATTGCATTGCTGGTGCCCGAAGGACGCATTTCAGGCGCTATTGCACGCTTTTTTGGGCTATCGGGGTTTGCGGCGGGATCGAAGGCTGAAAGCGGTTCGTTGAAGGCCTACGCGCTGGGTTTTGTGGAACAGCCGCTTTTCGACGCCTTGCTCTGGGCCGCCGATATCAATTTCGTGCGCGGCGAAGATTCGTTCGTTCGAGCGCAATGGGCGCAAAAACCGTTCGTGTGGCAAATCTATCCGCAAGCAGACGACGCCCATCTGCCCAAGCTCGATGCCGCCCTCGCCCACTACGCAAACAACTTGCCGGAGCCCGCGCGGGCTGCGCTGGAGCGGTTCTGGCATGCCTGGAACGGCGTAGGCGCGCCGGATTGGTCCGGTTTCTGGCGGTATCGAAAGCATCTGGAGCAGCGCGCGGCCGATTGGGCCGTGGAACTTGCGAGTATTGGCGATCTGGCTGGAAATCTGGCGGATTTCGCAAAATCTCAGTTAAAATAA
- a CDS encoding BON domain-containing protein produces MTTTKTAFARLVIAAVCAVPAIAITAGCSSTPTHESAGEYTTDSAITTKVKTALLEDPGLKSLSVSVKTYRSEVLLSGFVDSPSQIQKAVSVARGVEGVQSVKNDLHVKPQ; encoded by the coding sequence ATGACGACTACAAAAACCGCTTTCGCACGCCTCGTAATTGCCGCTGTTTGTGCCGTTCCCGCAATCGCCATCACTGCCGGTTGTTCGTCGACGCCCACACATGAGTCGGCTGGCGAATACACCACAGACTCTGCCATCACTACCAAAGTGAAGACGGCCTTGCTGGAAGACCCGGGCCTGAAGTCCTTGTCAGTGAGCGTCAAGACGTATCGGAGCGAAGTGCTGTTGTCGGGCTTCGTGGATTCTCCGAGCCAGATTCAAAAGGCGGTTTCGGTTGCTCGTGGCGTGGAAGGCGTGCAGTCCGTCAAGAACGACTTGCACGTGAAGCCGCAGTAA